One Candidatus Bathyarchaeota archaeon DNA window includes the following coding sequences:
- a CDS encoding nitroreductase family protein produces MTVMEIIRKRRSIRKYKPSEIPKEHLMEILEAGRLAPSAGNRQPWKFIVVREPEQKRKLAEAARGQMFIADAAAVIVALADPEASPRWCDKDVMIAVENMVLAAAELGYGSCYIGAFEEEGVKNLLKIPGGLRVVVLLPIGVPDEAPSQRPRKSLDEVFFGEEYGKPLGL; encoded by the coding sequence ATGACGGTTATGGAGATAATCAGGAAGAGGAGAAGTATCAGAAAATACAAGCCCTCAGAGATACCTAAGGAGCACCTCATGGAGATCCTAGAGGCTGGACGCCTAGCTCCATCCGCGGGGAATAGGCAACCATGGAAGTTCATAGTGGTGAGGGAGCCCGAGCAGAAGAGGAAGCTCGCTGAGGCTGCTAGGGGGCAGATGTTCATAGCTGACGCGGCTGCGGTGATTGTAGCCCTCGCCGATCCCGAGGCCTCACCTAGATGGTGCGATAAGGACGTCATGATAGCAGTGGAGAACATGGTCCTCGCGGCAGCGGAGTTAGGCTACGGCAGCTGCTATATAGGAGCCTTCGAGGAGGAGGGGGTTAAGAACCTGCTCAAGATACCCGGTGGTTTGAGGGTCGTGGTCCTCCTGCCCATCGGAGTCCCCGACGAGGCCCCATCCCAAAGGCCGAGGAAGAGCCTCGACGAGGTCTTTTTCGGAGAGGAGTACGGAAAACCATTGGGGCTCTAA